The Mesorhizobium sp. M3A.F.Ca.ET.080.04.2.1 genome contains the following window.
TGAGCCTGGCCCTGGGGGCCACCTTGATCATGGCTGGCGCCGCATGGGCCGATCCGATCGAGGGCAACTGGAAGACGCAATCCGGCTCGACGGCGGCGATCGCCGGCAGCGGCGCGTTTTCCATCACACTGAAGTCCGGCAAATATGCCGGCAAGACCATCGGCTCCTTCAAGGCAGCCGGCGACAACAAGTATACCGGCACCATAACCGATCCGGAAACCGACAAGACCTATTCCGGCAAGGCGACGATCTCCGGCACCTCGCTCAA
Protein-coding sequences here:
- a CDS encoding DUF2147 domain-containing protein, which translates into the protein MFRKLSLALGATLIMAGAAWADPIEGNWKTQSGSTAAIAGSGAFSITLKSGKYAGKTIGSFKAAGDNKYTGTITDPETDKTYSGKATISGTSLKMSGCVLGGLICKTQTWTKL